Proteins from a genomic interval of Treponema succinifaciens DSM 2489:
- a CDS encoding YhbY family RNA-binding protein → MLEITSKQRKILEKAAHNLDPIVIIGQNGVTDSLVQMVLNSLKAHELIKVKFNEYKEDRAKYANDIALRTDSTLVRIIGNVAIFYKENEDPSKRKTKLSKAAK, encoded by the coding sequence ATGTTAGAAATTACAAGCAAACAACGCAAAATACTTGAAAAAGCCGCCCACAACCTTGACCCTATCGTTATAATAGGACAGAACGGAGTTACAGATTCCCTTGTGCAGATGGTTTTAAATTCTCTTAAAGCGCATGAACTTATAAAAGTAAAATTCAATGAGTACAAAGAAGACCGCGCTAAATACGCAAACGACATAGCTTTAAGGACAGACTCAACTCTTGTCAGAATAATCGGAAACGTAGCGATTTTTTACAAGGAAAATGAAGATCCTTCAAAAAGGAAAACAAAGCTTAGCAAGGCAGCAAAATAA
- a CDS encoding TIGR02757 family protein yields the protein MGISSELKEKIVFLAQKYETKDFLEKDPSKFMHRYKSVRDQETVAFIAANMAFGQRVQILSHIEQILAQTNCPSQWVQKEGYRDFFTQGNKSFYRMYTHNDFIIFFDTLKSMLDNSDTIGNYICNHYNGGFLHETICSLFPENCALIPHSKTTAAKKVNMLLRWMVRDNSPVDIGLWSSWYKKENLLVPLDTHVMQEATKMGILPPSSSGKPKSATIKTTIELTNTMKEIFPSDPVKSDFALFGLGVDI from the coding sequence ATGGGTATTTCATCTGAACTAAAAGAAAAAATTGTCTTTCTTGCGCAAAAGTATGAAACAAAAGATTTTCTAGAAAAAGATCCTTCAAAATTTATGCACAGATATAAATCCGTTAGAGATCAAGAAACTGTAGCCTTTATTGCAGCAAACATGGCATTCGGTCAAAGGGTACAGATTTTGTCGCATATAGAACAAATACTGGCACAAACAAACTGTCCCTCACAATGGGTACAAAAAGAAGGATACAGAGATTTTTTTACACAAGGAAATAAGTCATTTTACAGAATGTATACACACAACGACTTTATAATTTTCTTCGACACTCTAAAATCAATGTTGGATAATTCTGACACCATAGGAAATTACATCTGTAACCATTACAATGGGGGATTTCTACATGAAACAATATGTTCCCTTTTCCCAGAGAACTGCGCCTTGATTCCTCATTCAAAAACAACAGCCGCAAAAAAAGTAAACATGCTTTTACGATGGATGGTTCGAGACAATTCACCAGTTGACATAGGACTTTGGAGTTCCTGGTATAAAAAAGAAAACCTTTTAGTTCCGCTGGACACACACGTAATGCAAGAAGCCACAAAAATGGGAATTCTGCCACCATCTTCATCAGGAAAACCAAAATCTGCAACCATAAAAACAACAATTGAGCTTACAAACACAATGAAAGAAATTTTTCCATCTGACCCTGTAAAATCAGATTTTGCGCTATTCGGACTTGGTGTAGACATTTGA
- a CDS encoding carbamoyl phosphate synthase small subunit → MTDSTKAFLLLANGQVFEGESFGATGCVVGETVFTTGMNGYLETLTDPSYYGQIVTQTFPLIGNYGVISKDFESADVHVKGYIVRSVCEIPSNFRCEYDLDTFLAARKIIGLCGIDTRALTKILRETGVMNGMIVSGDGEEAQSIRKALKSEVEKAKLLKKIKSYKIKSAVESVTCNASKIEEPADVVFKESAEYRFVPVRSDGTKENDPVIAMKDGKGKKVVLWDFGAKANIRRELLKRGFEVVTVAGSSTAKEILALNPDGIMLSNGPGDPKENVKIIDEIKKIAKSGVPIFGICLGHQLLALAMGADTSKLKYGHRGANQPVKYLATGRVYISSQNHGYAVKNDTLPKNAVLSFVNTNDGTCEGITYTKIPAFSVQFHPEACSGPLDTGFLFDDFVRLINNHDYFKNFEAKFERIDSIKYFAKTIKNTSAHKKAAK, encoded by the coding sequence ATGACAGACTCTACTAAAGCATTTTTGCTCCTTGCAAATGGACAGGTTTTTGAAGGTGAAAGTTTTGGCGCAACTGGTTGTGTTGTTGGCGAAACAGTATTTACTACCGGCATGAATGGCTATCTGGAAACTTTAACAGATCCCAGCTATTACGGTCAGATTGTAACCCAGACATTTCCTTTAATAGGAAACTACGGTGTTATTTCAAAGGATTTTGAAAGCGCGGATGTCCACGTAAAAGGTTATATAGTACGGTCTGTCTGCGAGATTCCTTCCAATTTTAGATGTGAATACGACTTGGACACTTTTCTTGCAGCACGGAAAATAATCGGATTATGCGGAATAGACACTAGGGCTTTGACAAAAATCCTGCGTGAAACAGGCGTTATGAACGGAATGATTGTTTCAGGTGATGGAGAAGAAGCACAAAGCATCAGAAAAGCACTGAAATCCGAGGTAGAAAAAGCAAAACTTCTAAAGAAAATCAAATCATATAAAATAAAAAGTGCAGTTGAAAGTGTAACTTGCAATGCTTCAAAAATAGAAGAGCCTGCCGACGTTGTTTTCAAAGAATCTGCGGAATATAGGTTTGTTCCTGTGCGCTCAGATGGTACAAAAGAAAATGATCCTGTCATTGCCATGAAGGACGGAAAAGGAAAAAAAGTTGTTCTTTGGGACTTTGGCGCAAAGGCAAATATCCGCCGAGAGCTTTTAAAAAGAGGATTTGAAGTTGTTACTGTTGCTGGTTCTTCTACTGCAAAAGAAATTCTTGCGCTTAATCCGGACGGAATCATGCTTTCAAATGGACCTGGTGATCCAAAAGAAAATGTAAAAATAATCGATGAAATCAAAAAAATTGCAAAGTCTGGAGTTCCGATTTTTGGAATTTGCCTTGGACATCAGCTTTTGGCTTTGGCAATGGGTGCAGATACTTCCAAACTTAAGTATGGACATCGCGGCGCAAATCAGCCTGTAAAATATCTTGCCACAGGCCGTGTTTATATTTCAAGTCAGAACCACGGATATGCTGTAAAAAATGACACTTTGCCTAAAAATGCGGTCTTGAGCTTTGTAAATACAAATGACGGAACTTGCGAGGGAATCACTTATACAAAGATTCCAGCGTTTAGTGTGCAGTTTCATCCGGAAGCTTGTTCAGGTCCTCTTGATACAGGATTTTTGTTTGATGATTTTGTGCGCCTTATAAACAATCATGATTATTTTAAGAATTTTGAAGCGAAATTTGAAAGAATCGATTCAATCAAGTACTTTGCAAAAACTATAAAGAATACTTCTGCGCATAAAAAAGCTGCAAAATAA